A genomic region of Papaver somniferum cultivar HN1 chromosome 7, ASM357369v1, whole genome shotgun sequence contains the following coding sequences:
- the LOC113299313 gene encoding protein ENHANCED DISEASE RESISTANCE 2-like, translated as MCPTKQKHRKSDHKYTDEESCSSKSDHEEDWREEVINSGSLKHVDLHTGTNGWASPPGDLFNLRSKNFLTKKQKSPSGNWILKPAGVDWLRSNSKLDNVLNRSDNRVMNALKKSSTLEKPFIFAVNLQIPGKPFTHSAVFYFVANNKNDLSPLVKRFINGDDTFRNQRFKIVNKIVKGPWIVKTTVGNYSACLLGKALSCKYYKSDNYLEIDVDIGSSAIANAILHLALGYVTSVVIDMGFLVEGQTAEELPEKLLGAVRISHMEMSSATFVESSIDSVKGKVNNCGGRGSGFSKVNHHNGQVGEAKSSDDGDEQG; from the coding sequence ATGTGTCCGACGAAACAAAAACACCGGAAATCCGATCACAAATACACCGATGAAGAGAGCTGCTCGTCAAAATCCGATCACGAAGAAGACTGGAGAGAAGAAGTAATCAACAGTGGTTCATTAAAACATGTGGATCTTCATACTGGAACAAACGGTTGGGCATCACCACCAGGAGATTTATTCAATTTAAGGAGTAAGAATTTCTTAACCAAGAAACAGAAATCACCGTCAGGTAATTGGATTCTGAAACCCGCCGGAGTCGATTGGTTACGATCCAATTCAAAGCTAGATAACGTGTTGAACCGATCCGACAATCGAGTCATGAACGCTTTGAAAAAGTCGAGTACATTAGAGAAGCCATTTATATTTGCAGTGAATTTGCAGATACCAGGTAAACCTTTTACTCATTCAGCAGTGTTTTACTTTGTCGCGAACAATAAAAACGATTTGAGTCCACTAGTGAAACGATTCATTAACGGCGATGATACTTTCCGTAACCAGCGATTCAAGATAGTGAATAAGATCGTCAAAGGGCCATGGATTGTGAAAACAACTGTAGGGAATTACTCAGCTTGTTTATTAGGCAAAGCATTGTCATGTAAATATTATAAATCGGATAATTATTTAGAAATTGATGTTGATATTGGGAGCTCAGCGATTGCTAATGCCATTTTGCATTTGGCATTGGGTTATGTAACTTCAGTTGTTATTGATATGGGGTTTTTGGTTGAAGGACAGACTGCAGAGGAATTGCCTGAGAAATTATTAGGTGCTGTTAGGATATCTCATATGGAAATGTCTAGTGCTACTTTTGTTGAATCTAGTATTGATTCTGTTAAAGGGAAGGTTAACAATTGTGGTGGTAGAGGGTCAGGGTTTTCTAAAGTTAATCATCATAATGGACAGGTTGGAGAAGCTAAATCcagtgatgatggtgatgaaCAAGGTTGA